From the genome of Hymenobacter gelipurpurascens:
GAAGCATACTTTACAAGCTGCCTTTTGATAGCATCATAGACGTAAAAATCGCCTGATTTATCCTGAGTTAAGAAAGTGAAGCCAGTCTGATTTCCCCATTGGCCGACTGGCTGACCGGCAGAATTTAGCTTCCACAGCTGGGCGCCGCCCGTATGATCGTAGCGGGTTTGGACCCGGGCCGTGGAAACATATAAACTGCCCTCTTCGTCAAAATGCAGCGTATTGGTTTCCGTCGTAAACCCGGGCATGAGTATGCTCTGGTAAACGCCGGCAGAGTTGAATTTAGAAATAGCAATACCGTTCAGTGTATAGAAATTCCCGGCGGCATCTAACGCTAAGCTGTAACGGGCCTGCAGGTTATTAGAGCCGGCTTTAATGGAAAACGTCTGTTGCAGTTCCCCCGTGTTGGCACTGAGAGTCATGACGTCATAGGCGCCGTCCAGAATGAAAACGTGTCCCTTTACGTCAGTTACAATATCTTTATAAGCCGAGAGAGTCACTACACTCTCGGTTCGTGATATAATTGGGTCGTAGATCCACTGTAGCTGGGCCTGCGCATTGAATTTTAGTATCCGGAGCGGCTCTACTACATACACATTGCCCGCCGCATCTATCGTTAGGTTCTCGGGGTAGCTGTCTCTGCTGATGGAAGGGTCCGCCGTCCATTTGGCATGGGTGAAAGTTAGCAGCTGCTGGCCCTGAGGGCTGAATTTGCGAACCTCACGGGCGCCTTTATCGGCCACATAAAAGTTGCCGGCTGCATCGGTGCTTATGGCCAGGATATTGGCCAGTTTGGCCTTAGCAGGATCCGGGCTGTTGGGGTCAAGCTGCGCTACAAATCGGCCTTGCTCGTCTAGCTTCGTGACATGCCCATTATCCAGCACATAGACAAAGCTGTGTGCATTTGCGGCCACATCGCGCGGACTCTCAAGCGGCGTACCAATAACACCCTTCAGCTGAAATTCAGCAGATGCTTGCGCCAGGCCAGCGAGCGGCAAGAGCAGCAGGCAGCACCATACATAAAACGTACGCATGTAATAACAAGAATAAAAGTCGGGCAAATAGGATAGGCTAGGAGAATAGAAAAGAAAAAGGAGCTGGGTTACAGCTCCATAATATCTTCGTTCCAGAGCGTAGGCTCGTCGCGGATAAAGTCCGCCATCATCTGCACGCACTCGTCGAGGTCCAGGATTTCTACCTCCACGCCGTGGCTTTCAAGAAAGGCTCGGGACTCGCCAAATGTGCGGTCTTCGCCTACTACCACTTTCGGGATTTTGAACTGCACGATGGTGCCGGCGCACATGTAGCAGGGCATGAGCGTGGTATAGAGCACCGTGTCGCGGTAGGTGCGCTGGCGGCCGGCATTGTAGAGGGCGTCCATTTCGCCGTGCTTAATGGGGTTGTCTTCCTGCACGCGCTTGTTGCGGCCGCGGGCTACAATCTTACCGTCGCGCATGAGTACCGAGCCGATTGGAATGCCGCCTTCCTGGCGGCCCTGGCGCGCCTCATCAATAGCGGCCTGCATAAATTCGTCCATGGTATTTTGGGTAGGGCCTGCGGTGGAAGCTAGGCCAGGTGAATAGGAATAAAAGCTGCAAGCTACGGCTTGCGCTGCACTTACTGGCCTAGCGGGCGCAAATGCTACGATACGCACAATACTGGCACTTATCCAAGTCGTCGGTTTTGCGGATGGGTTCCTGCGGGTCGAGGATGCGGTTTATTATTCGGCCGAGCAGCTGCTCGCTGTGCTGCACAAAGTCCTGGCCGCCTTCCGTCAGAAAGCTCATATCCGCCGACATAGGGCCGGCGCTTAGGTTGCGCAGGGAAATGATAGCGGCATCCGCGGCGGGGCGCCCGCCGTGGGCCAGCATCAGGCGGTAGAGCCAGAGTTGCCGGACCTTATCGGCGCTGGGTGTGGCATCCGTGATGAGGCGCTCCACGGCATCGGTGGGGCCTTCGCCGCGCTTGAGCAGGCGCAGGTCGTAGGCCTGTACGAGGCCGGTTTTGTAGTCTACCACGCGCAGGCGGCCATCGGGCAGCTGATCCACGCGGTCAGCAAACCCTACCAGGCTCACGGGCAACTTCTCGCCGGAAGGAAGCGGCACATAAATGGTGGCCTGCAGCGCTTCTTCCAGGCTCTGCACCTGGAGCGGTAAGCCATCGGGCTGTTCCAGCAAACCCTCGAGGTAGCGGCGCACCAGCTGCGAAGCTACCTGGCCTAGTACGTGGTTAAGGCCTTCGTCGGCGCGGGCGTGGCGGCCTTCCTCCTCCTTGCGCAACGCCTTGGCAATCATGATGGGAGCGAGCTTCACGAGGCCTGGAATATCAGCGGTGGTAATGGGCTGCTTGCGCTGCTGAAAGGGCTGCATCAGTTCCTCCAGCGCCTCGTGCACCACCGTCCCGAAGCCATCGGGACCCAGGACTTCCTCCACTTCGTCGTTTTCGCGGAAGCGGGCTACTCGCTGGAAATAGAACTGCAGGGAGCAGTTCAGGTATTGGTTTAGAGCCGTGGGCGAGAGGCCTTTCACCAGCACTGCGCGAAGAGCCAGCAGCATGCCGGCATCTTTTTCTAGCACAATGTCGCCGGGAGCTTCTCTTTCGCGCTCCACCGTTAGCTCATGGGCCGAAGATGTTTCGGGCAGAGACGCCAAGGGCTTGTGAGGCTCCTCGGCGAGAGAAGTCACGGTCAGGTCGTGCAGGCGTAGGCCAGGGCTTTGGGGCAGCAGGTCGTTTTCAATTTGCAGCAGGAAGCGGCTTCGCTCGCCGGTGCGTGTACCCTCGGCGCCGGGCAGAATGTGGAGCAAATCTACCTGCCGGGCGCGCTGGAGCAGGCGCCAGAACTGGTGAGCCGTGGCGGCTTCGTGGTCGGCGTAGGTGGGTAGCTGGAAGGTGGTTAGTACATCGTACGGGAACAGGGAGCTGTGGCGCTTGGGGGCCGGCAGTACGTTCTCGTTGCAGCTCAGAATGATGATGTGGTCGAAGTCGAGGGCGCGGGTTTCGAGCAAACCCATCACCTGCACATCGGCAATGGGCTCCCCGCTGAACGGCAGGCGCGTGTTCTTCATCTGCTCATAGAGAAACCGCCGGAACGAGCGCACCGACAGTCGCTGCTCTCGGCAGTCAAACACCGAATCAAGCCGCTTCACGAGCGTGAAAAATAAGTATAGGTACTCCGCCTCAATGGCAGAGTGCTGATCCTGATACGCCTTTTTGAGCAGGTCGATGAGCGTGTAGCAGGCCGCAATGATGTCGTCGCAGTTGTTCCACGTCTTGAACAGCGCCCGAATCAGCGGGTGGCCCTGCCCCCAGGTCTGCAGCTCTTCGGCGGTGAGCAGCACGGCGTGACGCTTCACAATGGTGCGGCACACTTTGTCCAGCAGGCCGTGGAAGTTCTCTTCGGGCTGCTTATCGAGCCACTGCTGGTAGCGCCGCAAAAACGGGTGCTGCAGCAGCTTGCTTACAGCCAAGTGGTGATAGCGCGGAATGCCGTAACCGGTTTCCGGCGAGCCTTCCCTTACGCCCGTCAGGTGCACTTCAAACAGCAGATCTACCAAGTTAAACAGGGGAGTGCTCTGGAAGCTTAGACCCATGGTTACGTTGTACTCCGGCACGGCGTCCAGCGGGAGGCCGTGGAGTACGGGCAGCAGCAGTGTTTCGTCGGGAAGCACTACCGCCACCTTGGCGCTGGGGTTCTGGCGCCTCGATTCGGCCAGTAGCTGGCCCGCCACTTTGCCTTGCATGGAGGCATTGGCCACGCCCACAAACCGAATATCGCGCGGCAGACCCCGCAGCAAGTCGGCGGGGCCGCCCAGGTTTTCATTCGGCAGCTCAAAAATATCCTGGTAGCGGCGCAGGTGCTGGCCGGCGCGGTTGGGCGTACCGGGCTCCAAATAGAAGGTGTCGCCATCAAAATGCACCTCGGCCCGGCGCGCCTTCCGCAGCAGCCGAATCAGCTTTTCCTCTGCCTTCGAGAGGGAGCCTAGGCCTATAAAGACGTGCTGGGGCAGTGTTTCGTCGGCTTCCAGCCGCGTCTGGACCTTGTTTACCGCCAGTCGATACGCTAGGCCAGGGTAGGCCAGGTGGGTGCGCTCCATCTGGCGGCGCAGGCGGCGGTATACCTTCTCCAAGTCGTCCCAGAAGCGGAAATAAGCCGCCGTAGTGCTCTGCGGAGCCGGCTCGTTGCTCAGCTCCCAGCGCTCCAGGGCCTTAGCCTCCGAGAGGTACTCAAAGATTTTCTTCGGGGAGGCCAGGTTCTGATCGAGGCTGGAAAAGTCCTGGAGCAGCAACCCCGACCACCCCACAAACTGGTCGAAATCCAGCTTCGGGTCGATTTCGCGCAGAATCTCGAACAGCAGCAGCTGCAAGGCAATGGGCTCCTCCACCTGCACGCCGGCTAGCTCCACCATGTAGTCTTCCATGGCCGCAATGCGCGGGCTCCAAACCGCCTGCCCAGCCTCCGCGGCCAAGCTCAGCTCGTTCTGCAGATACACCACTGCCCGCCGCGTGGGCACTACCACTACCAGATCCGAGAGTTCATCGGTGGGGCCGTAGCGCGCCACCAGCTCCCGCGCCATCCGCGTCAGAAAGGGCGTAGCGGCGGGGAGCGTGGCAGAAGCAGCGGGAGGCGTGGGAGAGGCAACTGGGGAGGCAATCATATAGCAGTAAAGATAACGCTGACAGGGTGAGGATCAGTTTCAGCCAAGAGAAGCCTGAAGGGCTATATTGGAGAAAATTCGCAGCCAATCATCTCCTAGTGCCTATGAAAACCAAGTATTTTCTACTCTTCTTCTTATTGTGGCTGAGCCTCAGTGTCATGGGAGCGTTGTTCAAAATCATGCATTGGCAAGGGGCCGACGAACTGCTGATGAGTGGAATGGCCGGGTCGGTGCTGGGCGCGTTGGGCTTATTTGTAAAGCTCCTCTTCCATCCCAGGGTGAAAGACTTTCTCAACCACTAGCGCAAGCGCCACCTTAACCAAACCCCCTAAGAGCATCGTACCAGTGGCAATAACTTAACTGCAACTGTTCTCTTAATGGATCCTACTCAGCTTAGCCTTGAACTTCGTTACGGTCAGAGTGCTGACCTCAACCGCCGCCGCTGGATTATTGGCCTGTCGTTGCTGGGCGTAGCCGCCGGCCAGATCGTGAGCCTGTACCAGACCGGCATCATCCATCACCTGCCCGACCCGCCAGTTGGCCCTTTCGATTCAGATAAGGTAGATGCCTCCGACTACGGCTACAAGCGCCTGGATACTCCCGACGCCCTGCCCATGATTGTGACCTATGGCCTGACCGCCTGCCTGGCCGGAGCCGGTGGCCTACACCGCGCCAGCAAGCAACCCGCTATTCCGGTGGCTATGGGCCTCAAAACCCTCTTCGATACCTTCACGACAATCAGGCTAGGCCAGGAGGAGTGGCAGGAAAACAAGGCCCTGTGCTTCTACTGCCAGGTGGCGTCGGTGGCCTCAGTCGCCTCGTTGGCCTTGGCCATGCCCGAGGCGCTGAAGGGGCTGCGGAAGCTATTGGGTAAGCGGTAATCTGCTAGGCCTTAGCCCCTCAAATCAACCGCCCCGTAACCGTCCGCTCTGTTACGGGGCGGTTCTACTACCAAGGCTTGGTGGAATGGGAGGTAGAATCCTGTTTTACCTAGACACCGCCTGAGCGGTGCCGTGAGCAAGAGCTATAGTCACTAGCGTTGGCGGAAGGAATGCCTTATTTGTGTGAAGTAGCGGCTAGCTTCCACCCATCAGCCACATCTCACCATAGGTCGTGGCCACCTTCGGAAACACGAGCATGAACAGGTATTAGATCATACCTATGCCTAGCGTCCAGACCGCTCCCCGCAAGGGTGGATACATACGCTGATCAAACGGCTCTGTATGGGGCTGCAGCACTACAGGTGTGGCGTCATCGCGGAAGAAGGAACTGCGCCGGGCGGCCATCTGAAACCTTATGTTGTCATCGGCCTTCGTGATACGGGAGAGGTAACGGTAGCTCGTCAGATTGGCTGCTCGAAACTGCGAGTTGCAATCCCGCACAAACTTCCTGTACTGACGCTCTATTTCGCCTTTAGGTCGTGTGGCATCTAGCTCGATAGACTTACTCCAAGCCAGCCAAAGAGATGCGGTGTGCGCCGCCGAATCTGCTGCCGTGGCCAGCACTGGAGAAGCGATGTAGGCCTGTAGGAGTAGTTGGTTATCGTGCTTGCCAGTAATCGTTTCGGTGATTCTTAATCCTGCGCCTGGCTTGTATGTATAACCTTGACGCAGCGTATAAAACAGGGTAGGTGAATAGTTCTGCACGTCGCTTGGGGAGCCTAAAGACGTGAGCGTGCCAGTAGCCTGAATCAAAAAGCTGGTTAAGAAAATGGAGGCTAAGCCGATAATGCAACAGGGCACCATATAAAAAAGCGTTAACCACCGGGCATCCTGCCCTCTGTGCAGCATATTGATCCGGGGCCGCATTCCCAGAAACACGATGATGCCGCTCAATGCAAAGGGAAGCAAAAGGCGTGTCTCTGAGTAAGGGTTGACGAGCTGCCAGCATAAGGCCAGCAGCCAATAGGCAATGCTATATAGGAAAAGGAAAGCCGCACCTATCACGACAAACGGCAAGAATATATGCCGCAGCTTAAACCCATAATTAGCAAGCATAAACAGATAATGCCCGTTGTAGAAAAAGGGAGATGTATAAAGTAAGGGGCTTTTGTTAGTGCCCCGCGCTAACGACTGGCTCGGCTTCCCCCTCAGCACCAACCGGGGCAACATAGCTTGACAACGAACGAACCGCTAGACCCAGACTGATCAGAATAAGCACTGCTCCCAGCAGGAAAGGCGCGCCAGGGAAATACATAGGCGCTTTAGGGCTGGTATAGTAAGCAAACAGGTTCGTCATCAGCGGTGGGCCGACGATGGAAGTGAGGCTCATTAGGCTGGTGAGGGCGCCCTGCAACTCGCCTTGCTGGTTGGCGGGCACCTGCCCCGAAATGATGCCCTGTAGCGCCGGCCCCGCAATGCCGCCCAGGCAGTAGGGAACCAGGAACGCAAACATCATCCAACCTTTAGTGGCGAAGGCAAACAGCACGAAACCCACCGCGTACAGCAGCATGCCTAGGTACACGGAGCGCTTCTGGCCTAGCGCCGGATTAATGCGCCGGATGAGTACGCCTTGCACCAGCGCCACCAGCAACCCAATGGCACACAGCGAGTAGCCCACCCACGCCTCGTCCCACTTAAACTTCTCCATCACGTAGTACGTCCAGGCCGATTGGGTGGCGTGGGCGGCTACGTAGATGAACAGCAGGGAAGCCACCAGACCCATAATTACGGGGAAGCGCTTCAGCAGCTTTAGCGAGCCGATAGGGTTGGCGCGGCTCCACTCGAAGGGGCGGCGCTTCTCTGCAGGCAATGATTCCGGCATCACGAAATAACCATACAGTACATTCAGGAACGTAAGGCCAGCTGCCACCAGAAACGGCAGCTGCGTTCCGTGCTTGCCCAGCACGCCACCCAGCAGTGGCCCGATGATGAAGCCTAGCCCGAAGGCGGCGCCAATCATTCCGAAGTTTTGAGCACGGGTTTCTGGGGTCGAAATGTCCGCGATATAGGCTGAGGCCGTGGTGAAGCTGGCACCCATCACGCCCGCAATCAGGCGGCCTACAAACAGCCAGGCGAGGCTAGGGGCAAAGGCTACCAGAATATAATCAAACCCGAAACCAAGCAGGGAGAGCAGCAACACCGGCCGCCGGCCAAACCGGTCGGAAAGGTTGCCCAGCACTGGTGAAAACAGAAACTGCATCACCGCAAACGCAAACACCAGCCACCCACCGTAGCGCGCTGCGTCGCTCACGGTGCCGCCCGTGAGGTGTTGAATAAGCCGAGGTACTACCGGAAGGATAATGCCGATGCCGATAACATCAAGCAGCAGCGTCAGGAAGATGAAGCCAAGCGCGGCCTTGCGAGGAGCTGCCATAGAGGGGAGGGCTAGAATAGGCTGCAAAGGTAGGCCACTCAGGGTTGCGCCGCACCTGAAATCTGGCTGCTAGACAATCAGCACGTCATCCTGACGAAGGAAGGATGACGTGCTTTTCAGCGTTGTAAAGTGGCCTAGAATGGGTTTTAGAACTTCACCACTTCCTGTGTATCAAAATAATAGAGCACGCATTGTACGTCCTGGTAGCCAAGCTGCCGAAACAGTCCTGCGTATTTAAGCAGGGGCTGGCGGTGGCTCGGCTCGGCGGGTGGTACCTTGAAGTCGATGAGCGTAACGCGCGGCCGGCCGCCGTTGGGCGCAGCCTCAAACACAATCCGGTCGGGCTTATAATCCTGCTTACGCGTGCCGCCTACCAGAATCTCCCTCTCGGCTTCGGCTTGTACTTCCGGGCTGAAATAATGCGCCATTTCCGGGTGGCCTACTACGCCCTCAAGCTTCTGCAGCAGTTCTTTTTTCTCGCGGGTGCTTACCAGGCCTTCAGCCACAAGCATGGCCGCTACGCGCTCTATATCAGCGGCTAAGTGCGTCCGGCGCAGCGCGTAGTGGAGCTTCCGGTTCCACTCGCGCAACTCCTGCTGATCATCGAAGTCGAACACGGTATTAGCGTGGCGCTTCAGCCGCAGGCGCTCCTCCCAGGGGGTGCTGGTGAGGTTGGTGAGTGGCAGATCGTGGTTGGGCTTGTTAGAAGCCGGGTTGATGGGCGGCACCGTACGCTGCCCGTCGGCTACTACGTAGGCCATCTGCTCATCCTCCCACTGGCTCGTGCTTAGCAGGTACCGATGCAGAATCTCCGCCACCGTTTTAGCTGGCTCGGCGGGGGTTGGTGCTTCCCCTTCTTTAACGGCCTTCACTGGCTTAGGCTTCCGACTAATGGCATAGAGACGGTGCTGAGGGCGGGTGAAAGCCACGTAGAGCATATTCAGGCCTTCAAGGAAGGTTTTTTCCAACTCCTCCGTGTACTGCTGCGCCAGGGGAGTATGAAGCAACGCCTGCGTTTGGGGCAGCACCGCCACGCCCGGCATCAGCGCCACGGGCTTATCTGCTTCTTCCGTGAGGCGGCCCCAGAGCAGCGTACCGCGGTATGGCGTCAGGGACCAGTCGGCAAACGGCACGATAACCACACCGTAGGCCAGTCCCTTGGCTTTGTGCACCGTGGTGATGGTTATGGCGTCGCGGCCGGCGGGGGCATTGATGCTGAGGCTGCTCTTTTTGAGGTCCCAGTAGGCCAGAAAGTTGTTGAGATTGTTGCCGAAGCGCAGGCTGTATTCCAGCGTCAGGTCCAGGAAGCGAAACAAGTACTCACGCTCCGCCGCCCGGTCCAGCAGCCCAAACAGCCCAATCAGGCGCTCGGTCAGCTCATAGAGGCCTAGGTTGCCGGTTTCCCGCTCCCGCACATCGTAGCCCAGGGCGCGCAGCTCATCAAAGAACGGCAGCGCCGAGTCGGCGTTTGCCAGCTCCGCCCAGTGGCGGGCGCGGTCCGGGGTGGGAGCAAGGCCGCGTACTACGCGCTCGGTCAGCAGCAGGGCTTCGGCGCGGGCCAGCGTATCGGCGGGTTGGTTAAGTACCCGAAACAGGGCCACCAGCAGGTTCACCACCTCCGCAAACTCTAGGGAAAGTGAGTCGGCCGAAATGATGTCGTAGCCCCGCTCTTTCAGAAACTTCGCTATGCGCCGGCTATGGTCGCGGCGTCGGCAGAGCACGGCCACGTCCTGCAGCCGGAAACCATCTTCCAGGGCCTGCTCCACAAGTTGCAGCGTCAGGTAGAGGGTGCTTTCCTCGTAATCCAACGTCTGGCCTACGGTGTAGCCGGGCAGCAGGGCGGGCGTATACGTGCCGATGGCGGCATCGTAGCGGCA
Proteins encoded in this window:
- a CDS encoding GldL-related protein; translated protein: MKTKYFLLFFLLWLSLSVMGALFKIMHWQGADELLMSGMAGSVLGALGLFVKLLFHPRVKDFLNH
- a CDS encoding TCR/Tet family MFS transporter — its product is MAAPRKAALGFIFLTLLLDVIGIGIILPVVPRLIQHLTGGTVSDAARYGGWLVFAFAVMQFLFSPVLGNLSDRFGRRPVLLLSLLGFGFDYILVAFAPSLAWLFVGRLIAGVMGASFTTASAYIADISTPETRAQNFGMIGAAFGLGFIIGPLLGGVLGKHGTQLPFLVAAGLTFLNVLYGYFVMPESLPAEKRRPFEWSRANPIGSLKLLKRFPVIMGLVASLLFIYVAAHATQSAWTYYVMEKFKWDEAWVGYSLCAIGLLVALVQGVLIRRINPALGQKRSVYLGMLLYAVGFVLFAFATKGWMMFAFLVPYCLGGIAGPALQGIISGQVPANQQGELQGALTSLMSLTSIVGPPLMTNLFAYYTSPKAPMYFPGAPFLLGAVLILISLGLAVRSLSSYVAPVGAEGEAEPVVSAGH
- a CDS encoding PD-(D/E)XK nuclease family protein codes for the protein MIASPVASPTPPAASATLPAATPFLTRMARELVARYGPTDELSDLVVVVPTRRAVVYLQNELSLAAEAGQAVWSPRIAAMEDYMVELAGVQVEEPIALQLLLFEILREIDPKLDFDQFVGWSGLLLQDFSSLDQNLASPKKIFEYLSEAKALERWELSNEPAPQSTTAAYFRFWDDLEKVYRRLRRQMERTHLAYPGLAYRLAVNKVQTRLEADETLPQHVFIGLGSLSKAEEKLIRLLRKARRAEVHFDGDTFYLEPGTPNRAGQHLRRYQDIFELPNENLGGPADLLRGLPRDIRFVGVANASMQGKVAGQLLAESRRQNPSAKVAVVLPDETLLLPVLHGLPLDAVPEYNVTMGLSFQSTPLFNLVDLLFEVHLTGVREGSPETGYGIPRYHHLAVSKLLQHPFLRRYQQWLDKQPEENFHGLLDKVCRTIVKRHAVLLTAEELQTWGQGHPLIRALFKTWNNCDDIIAACYTLIDLLKKAYQDQHSAIEAEYLYLFFTLVKRLDSVFDCREQRLSVRSFRRFLYEQMKNTRLPFSGEPIADVQVMGLLETRALDFDHIIILSCNENVLPAPKRHSSLFPYDVLTTFQLPTYADHEAATAHQFWRLLQRARQVDLLHILPGAEGTRTGERSRFLLQIENDLLPQSPGLRLHDLTVTSLAEEPHKPLASLPETSSAHELTVEREREAPGDIVLEKDAGMLLALRAVLVKGLSPTALNQYLNCSLQFYFQRVARFRENDEVEEVLGPDGFGTVVHEALEELMQPFQQRKQPITTADIPGLVKLAPIMIAKALRKEEEGRHARADEGLNHVLGQVASQLVRRYLEGLLEQPDGLPLQVQSLEEALQATIYVPLPSGEKLPVSLVGFADRVDQLPDGRLRVVDYKTGLVQAYDLRLLKRGEGPTDAVERLITDATPSADKVRQLWLYRLMLAHGGRPAADAAIISLRNLSAGPMSADMSFLTEGGQDFVQHSEQLLGRIINRILDPQEPIRKTDDLDKCQYCAYRSICAR
- a CDS encoding vitamin K epoxide reductase family protein, whose amino-acid sequence is MDPTQLSLELRYGQSADLNRRRWIIGLSLLGVAAGQIVSLYQTGIIHHLPDPPVGPFDSDKVDASDYGYKRLDTPDALPMIVTYGLTACLAGAGGLHRASKQPAIPVAMGLKTLFDTFTTIRLGQEEWQENKALCFYCQVASVASVASLALAMPEALKGLRKLLGKR
- a CDS encoding nucleoside deaminase, which codes for MDEFMQAAIDEARQGRQEGGIPIGSVLMRDGKIVARGRNKRVQEDNPIKHGEMDALYNAGRQRTYRDTVLYTTLMPCYMCAGTIVQFKIPKVVVGEDRTFGESRAFLESHGVEVEILDLDECVQMMADFIRDEPTLWNEDIMEL
- a CDS encoding UvrD-helicase domain-containing protein — translated: MPATFRIYSSSAGSGKTYQLTKEYLKLALGSEDAAYFKRILAITFTNDAAGEMKERIIGALRRFAYPVEGEEDQLLAQIAEELAYEGKLEYLPTPEERQRELRQRATKTFRLVMYHYADFGVSTIDSFVQRIVTAFTRELGLPATFEVELDSATVLQSAVALLLDRVNRDPNAALLSRTISDFALMKADEGRSWNNLPAELVDFGQFLLSEPVHEAVEQLQKLSMQDYRRLHEGLRQRRDEIETAFRTVAEVAQEAIETAGISESDLYQGKSGLLGYVTKWEERLLPDKEANSYVRATVEQDKWYSSKVKTAADKARVDAAKPVLLLAYEQMEQLRQHLLPDYLLVTGMLPYLFQVSLLSELSKAVDQLSRERGVVLIAEFNRRIAQIVLREPVPFLYERLGDRYQHLLIDEFQDTSVLQWNNLLPLVENAVSTGSLSLAVGDAKQAIYRWRGGEMEQILRLYQNQTEYLYGRIADDELRGLLADRYYTLDQTLEAANLNTNYRSASQIIEFNNTLFAHVSQSHQMLPLVQGIYDEGFQQIAPPAKATTRLGHVELLFTEDDAPACRYDAAIGTYTPALLPGYTVGQTLDYEESTLYLTLQLVEQALEDGFRLQDVAVLCRRRDHSRRIAKFLKERGYDIISADSLSLEFAEVVNLLVALFRVLNQPADTLARAEALLLTERVVRGLAPTPDRARHWAELANADSALPFFDELRALGYDVRERETGNLGLYELTERLIGLFGLLDRAAEREYLFRFLDLTLEYSLRFGNNLNNFLAYWDLKKSSLSINAPAGRDAITITTVHKAKGLAYGVVIVPFADWSLTPYRGTLLWGRLTEEADKPVALMPGVAVLPQTQALLHTPLAQQYTEELEKTFLEGLNMLYVAFTRPQHRLYAISRKPKPVKAVKEGEAPTPAEPAKTVAEILHRYLLSTSQWEDEQMAYVVADGQRTVPPINPASNKPNHDLPLTNLTSTPWEERLRLKRHANTVFDFDDQQELREWNRKLHYALRRTHLAADIERVAAMLVAEGLVSTREKKELLQKLEGVVGHPEMAHYFSPEVQAEAEREILVGGTRKQDYKPDRIVFEAAPNGGRPRVTLIDFKVPPAEPSHRQPLLKYAGLFRQLGYQDVQCVLYYFDTQEVVKF